One Dysosmobacter welbionis DNA segment encodes these proteins:
- a CDS encoding LysR family transcriptional regulator has translation MNTEHLVYILEAYKCGSVNKAARNCYISQSHLSTIIKNVEQEIGYPLFHRTANGITATPEGLIFMSHAEKIVTERNNIQKIPQSMSESDSLSIICARSAFVLQCFFDYKNCFPNLNRTHDKFLEAGLRENLKNVVAQNCRLGILVLFEQVIPKYMDLADQYNLEMTVLQRSIPVTALMSKSHPLANSSRVSLKDLTGYPFIADAHIDPDDTLDVLGLQSHTDLLYICDRGTIFDAVRKGNYIAIGISIPEEDARRMNCVCCPIADGAPMAVALLHSRTFTLRPREKHFIRYLTDRLHKRYSG, from the coding sequence ATGAACACAGAACACCTCGTCTATATCCTGGAGGCGTACAAGTGCGGCTCCGTCAACAAAGCCGCCCGAAACTGCTATATCTCCCAGTCCCATCTCAGCACCATCATCAAGAACGTGGAACAGGAGATCGGCTATCCCCTGTTTCACAGGACGGCCAACGGCATCACCGCTACGCCGGAGGGACTGATTTTCATGAGCCACGCTGAGAAGATCGTCACCGAGCGCAATAATATCCAGAAGATCCCGCAATCCATGTCCGAGAGCGACAGCCTCTCCATCATTTGCGCCCGCTCCGCCTTTGTGCTCCAGTGTTTCTTTGATTACAAAAACTGCTTCCCCAACCTGAACAGGACCCACGACAAATTTCTGGAGGCCGGCCTCCGGGAAAATCTGAAAAACGTCGTGGCCCAGAACTGCAGGCTGGGCATCCTGGTGCTGTTCGAGCAGGTCATCCCCAAGTACATGGATCTGGCGGACCAGTACAATCTGGAGATGACGGTCCTCCAGCGCTCCATTCCCGTCACCGCGCTGATGTCCAAGTCCCATCCACTGGCCAACTCTTCCCGTGTCTCGCTCAAGGATCTCACAGGGTATCCGTTCATCGCCGACGCGCACATCGATCCGGACGATACGCTGGACGTGCTGGGACTCCAGAGCCACACAGACCTGCTGTACATCTGCGACCGCGGCACGATCTTCGACGCGGTCCGCAAAGGCAATTACATCGCCATCGGCATCAGCATTCCGGAGGAGGATGCCCGGCGGATGAACTGCGTCTGCTGTCCCATCGCGGACGGCGCTCCCATGGCCGTGGCCCTGCTGCATTCCCGGACATTTACGCTCCGCCCCAGAGAGAAGCACTTCATTCGCTATCTGACTGACCGCCTGCACAAGCGCTATTCCGGATAA
- a CDS encoding FMN-binding protein encodes MEEKKREKSVDVLDRLFWTVQPPMGLVKGDYYRAENWFAPHFPGDKGYHGILEVVRRDGTLQMVEFNEINNPTYYIRRYQGVSKRLSDYGFLQATKERTAKSGVVLVNGLTHLEEQMVAENRLTGEFDLLTGASNSIKRSMLPLAEEIAGRLDKPSGQVYYGLSQAVEPGVTGRLQIVLEAGKIISCAYDEIFADRQEEIEDPELKPYYRQSKYHCPDYISTIGAGFNSIFDLLSARVLETQSLTDLTGLPFTEEPKRAKEWDNYLELARRMEDALAADGLR; translated from the coding sequence ATGGAAGAGAAGAAGCGCGAAAAGTCCGTTGACGTGCTGGACCGGCTGTTCTGGACGGTGCAGCCACCTATGGGGCTGGTAAAGGGAGACTATTACCGGGCTGAGAATTGGTTTGCCCCGCATTTCCCGGGGGACAAGGGGTATCACGGCATTCTGGAAGTGGTCCGGCGGGACGGAACCCTGCAGATGGTGGAGTTTAACGAGATTAACAACCCCACCTATTACATCAGACGGTACCAGGGCGTTTCCAAGCGGCTGTCCGACTACGGCTTTCTGCAGGCCACCAAGGAGCGGACCGCCAAGTCCGGCGTGGTGCTGGTAAACGGCCTGACCCATCTGGAAGAGCAGATGGTGGCGGAGAACCGCCTCACAGGCGAGTTTGACCTGCTCACCGGCGCCTCCAACAGCATCAAGCGGTCTATGCTCCCACTGGCAGAGGAGATCGCGGGGCGGCTGGACAAGCCCTCCGGCCAGGTGTATTACGGCCTGTCCCAGGCGGTGGAGCCCGGCGTCACCGGGCGCTTGCAGATCGTGCTGGAGGCGGGAAAGATCATCTCCTGCGCCTACGACGAGATCTTTGCCGACCGGCAGGAGGAGATTGAGGACCCGGAGCTCAAGCCCTATTACCGGCAGTCCAAATATCACTGCCCGGACTACATCTCCACCATCGGGGCCGGGTTCAACAGCATCTTCGACCTGCTCAGCGCCCGGGTGCTGGAGACCCAGAGCCTCACCGACCTGACCGGGCTCCCCTTCACGGAGGAGCCCAAGCGAGCGAAGGAATGGGACAACTATCTGGAGCTGGCGAGGCGGATGGAGGATGCTCTGGCGGCCGACGGCCTGCGCTGA
- the nikB gene encoding nickel ABC transporter permease translates to MYRFILKRLLMLIPVLLGVSFIVYTILSFTPGDPVQMMLGDNYSEESYAAMQEELGLDDPFLVQYGRFIINAVHGDFGTSYSTGNPVAAEIAARLPNTILLSACAMLFAILIGIPLGVISATHQYSAVDNISMVGALFGVSMPNFWLGLMLIVIFAAGLGWFPSSNFETWGALVLPAVTLSANSLAMITRMTRSSMLETIRQDYIRTARAKGLKESVITIRHALRNAMIPIVTTVGLQFGFSLGGAVLVETVFSWPGIGRLLVDCIGLKDTPVVVACVLVLATMFTIINLCIDILYAFLDPRIRAQYKTAKR, encoded by the coding sequence ATGTACCGTTTTATTCTCAAACGGCTGCTCATGCTGATTCCGGTGCTGCTGGGTGTCAGCTTCATCGTTTATACGATCCTGAGCTTCACCCCCGGCGACCCGGTGCAGATGATGCTGGGCGACAACTACTCCGAGGAATCCTACGCCGCCATGCAGGAGGAGCTGGGCCTGGATGATCCCTTCCTGGTCCAGTACGGCCGGTTTATCATCAACGCGGTCCACGGTGACTTCGGTACCTCATACAGCACCGGCAACCCGGTGGCGGCGGAGATCGCCGCCCGGCTGCCCAATACCATCCTGCTGTCGGCCTGCGCCATGCTTTTTGCCATTCTGATCGGAATTCCCCTGGGCGTGATCTCCGCCACCCATCAGTATTCGGCGGTGGACAACATTTCCATGGTGGGCGCTCTGTTCGGCGTCTCCATGCCGAACTTCTGGCTGGGGCTGATGCTGATCGTGATCTTCGCAGCGGGGCTGGGGTGGTTCCCATCCTCCAACTTTGAGACCTGGGGCGCTCTGGTGCTGCCGGCCGTCACCCTCAGCGCCAACTCCCTGGCGATGATCACCCGCATGACCCGCTCCTCCATGCTGGAGACGATCCGGCAGGACTACATCCGCACCGCACGGGCAAAGGGCCTGAAAGAGAGCGTCATCACCATCCGCCACGCTCTGCGCAACGCCATGATTCCCATTGTCACCACAGTGGGACTGCAATTCGGCTTCTCTCTGGGCGGCGCAGTGCTGGTGGAGACGGTGTTCTCCTGGCCCGGCATCGGCCGGCTGCTGGTGGACTGCATCGGCCTGAAGGACACGCCCGTGGTGGTGGCCTGCGTATTGGTGCTGGCCACGATGTTCACCATCATCAATCTGTGCATTGATATCCTGTACGCATTCCTGGACCCTAGAATCCGGGCCCAGTACAAAACGGCAAAGAGGTGA